In the Arachis ipaensis cultivar K30076 chromosome B10, Araip1.1, whole genome shotgun sequence genome, one interval contains:
- the LOC107623277 gene encoding mediator of RNA polymerase II transcription subunit 16 isoform X4, with protein MCSIRCPSRGQLILYVILATGSLSMSGDKILQLLQSGYQGCLWWLSSKSSGAANSKSIFEEKFLSQQSQTSARWPNFLCVCSVFSSGSVQLHWSQWPHCQNAAPARWFCTSKGLLGCGPSGIMDADAIITDSGAMHVAGVPIVNPSTVVVWEVMPGPGNGFQATPKTSINNCAPPLSPPNWSGFAPLAAYLFSWQDYLISEEKRGKKLTDQNIGDSIPLHCSPVSNFSAYVSPEAAAQSSAATTWGSGVTAVAFDPTRGGSVIAVVIIEGQYMSPYDPDEGPSVTGWRVQRWESSLQHVVLHPIFGNPTSSMGGQPPMQTVWQSKVDLSIPPTNDFKNHRTHAVGMKTNVQKVSESSFKGVTFDPFDLPSDVRTLARVVYAAHGGEIAIAFLRGGVHIFSGPNFAPVDNYQITVGSAIAAPAFSSTSCCLASVWHDTCKDQTVLKIIRVLPPAIPTSQVKANSSTWERAIAERFWWSLLVGVDWWDAVGCTQSAAEDGIVSLNSIIAVLDADFHSLPSAQHRQQYCPSLDRIKCRLLEGANAQEVRAMVLDMQARLLLDMLGKGIESALIDPSVLVPDPWQVSSDTLSRIDAQAVSVEPALMPSIQAYVDSVLDLASHFITRLRRYASFCRTLATHAVTAGTASNRNIVPSPAAQSSATPAPSQGAQNGTTSSSGTPQMQAWVQGAIAKISNPADGVSNPTPNPPITGPPSFMPISVNTGTFPGTPAVRLIGDCHFLHRLCQLLLFCFFFRRAQLPRYAGGAHRTADANAQKPQPNASAPGNVDEVAKPVSTVVKSDDGQTNRTGQVVPGAKGTEEPTSGRSRVGTGNAGQGYTFEEVKVLFLILMDLCRRTSGLQHPLPVSQVGSSNIQVRLHYIDGNYTVLPEVVEASLGPHMQNMPRPRGTDAAGLLLRELELHPPAEEWHRRNMFGGLSSDPNDVGPANKLVSSSPRDLSSLENCDVYHGAHAIWPRKRRMSEREAAFGLNSSVGLGGYLGIMGSRRDVVTALWKTGLEGVWYKCIRCLRQTCAFTSPGSTNPPSQNDREIWWISRWTHGCPICGGTWVRVV; from the exons ATGTGCAGTATTCGATGTCCTAGCAG GGGCCAGCTAATCTTGTACGTGATACTAGCTACTGGCAGCTTGAGCATGAGTGGCGACAAGATATTGCAGTTGTTACAAAGTGGCTATCAGGGGTGTCTCTG GTGGCTTTCATCTAAGTCTAGCGGTGCTGCCAATTCGAAGTCAATATTTGAGGAAAAGTTTCTTTCACAACAGTCTCAAACCTCAG CTAGATGGCCCAATTTTCTTTGTGTGTGTTCTGTGTTCTCATCAGGCTCGGTTCAACTTCACTGGTCACAGTGGCCTCATTGCCAGAATGCAGCACCAGCTAGATGGTTTTGCACTAGTAAAGGGCTACTGGGTTGTGGACCCAGTGGCATTATGGATGCTGATGCTATCATCACGGACAGTGGTGCCATGCATGTCGCAGGTGTGCCAATTGTGAATCCATCCACCGTTGTTGTTTGGGAGGTTATGCCTGGTCCTGGAAATGGTTTCCAAGCAACTCCGAAGACAAGTATCAATAACTGTGCCCCACCTCTTAGTCCACCAAACTGGAGCGGATTTGCCCCTTTAGCTGCCTATTTGTTTAGTTGGCAAGATTATCTGATATCTGAAGAAAAGCGAGGGAAAAAGCTAACAGACCAAAATATTGGGGATTCTATACCACTTCACTGCTCCCCAGTTTCGAATTTTTCAGCATATGTGAGTCCTGAAGCTGCAGCGCAATCTTCTGCAGCCACGACATGGGGCTCTGGTGTAACAGCAGTAGCCTTTGATCCAACTCGAGGTGGCTCCGTGATAGCTGTTGTGATAATTGAGG GACAGTACATGTCCCCTTATGATCCAGATGAGGGGCCATCAGTTACAGGGTGGAGAGTGCAACGCTGGGAATCATCTTTACAACATGTTGTCCTCCATCCAATATTTGGAAACCCTACTTCCAGTATGGGTGGACAGCCTCCTATGCAAACTGTTTGGCAGTCCAAAGTGGACCTGAGCATTCCCCCAACAAATGACTTCAAGAATCATCGAACACATGCAGTTGGAATGAAAACTAATGTGCAAAAGGTATCCGAATCTAGTTTTAAAGGCgtaacttttgatccttttgatCTTCCAAGTGATGTTAGGACACTTGCCCGTGTTGTTTATGCTGCTCATGGTGGTGAAATTGCCATTGCTTTTCTTCGGGGTGGAGTCCACATATTTTCTGGTCCAAATTTTGCACCTGTAGACAACTATCAGATTACTGTAGGATCTGCAATTGCTGCTCCTGCGTTTTCTTCAACGAGTTGCTGTTTAGCTTCTGTTTGGCATGACACATGCAAGGATCAAACAGTATTGAAAATAATCCGGGTTCTTCCTCCTGCTATCCCAACTAGTCAAGTAAAGGCCAACTCTTCAACATGGGAGCGTGCAATTGCTGAAAG GTTTTGGTGGAGCCTTTTGGTTGGAGTTGATTGGTGGGATGCTGTGGGCTGTACACAGAGTGCGGCTGAAGATGGTATTG TTTCGCTAAACAGCATTATTGCAGTCTTGGATGCAGATTTCCATTCTCTTCCTTCTGCTCAGCACAGACAGCAGTATTGTCCT AGTCTAGATAGGATAAAGTGTAGGCTACTTGAAGGAGCAAATGCTCAAGAGGTCAGGGCAATGGTTCTGGATATGCAAGCTAGGTTGTTGTTGGATATGCTTGGTAAGGGAATTGAGTCTGCTTTAATAGATCCTTCAGTTTTAGTGCCTGATCCTTGGCAAGTATCTAGTGATACACTATCGAGAATTGATGCCCAAGCTGTATCTGTTGAACCAGCACTAATGCCAAGTATTCAG GCCTATGTCGATTCTGTGCTTGATCTGGCTTCACATTTTATCACCCGGTTGCGGCGTTATGCAAGTTTCTGTCGTACATTAGCAACTCATGCTGTGACTGCAGGGACTGCTAGTAACCGAAATATTGTTCCTAGTCCTGCTGCCCAAAGTTCTGCAACTCCTGCACCTAGTCAAG GAGCACAAAATGGGACTACCAGTTCTAGTGGAACCCCACAGATGCAAGCTTGGGTACAAGGTGCTATTGCCAAGATTAGTAACCCAGCTGATGGTGTGTCCAACCCAACTCCTAACCCTCCAATCACTGGTCCTCCGTCATTTATGCCCATTAGTGTTAACACAGGAACTTTTCCTGGAACACCTGCAGTTAGGCTTATCGGGGACTGTCACTTCCTTCATAGATTATGCCAACTTTTGCTCTTCTGTTTTTTCTTCCGACGAGCACAACTCCCCCGCTATGCTGGTGGTGCGCATAGAACTGCTGATGCAAATGCACAGAAACCTCAACCTAATGCTTCTGCTCCAGGCAACGTGGATGAGGTTGCAAAACCAGTGTCAACTGTAGTTAAGTCTGATGATGGTCAGACAAATCGAACTGGTCAGGTTGTGCCTGGGGCAAAAGGAACTGAAGAACCAACTTCTGGGCGGTCAAGAGTTGGTACTGGAAATGCTGGTCAAGGATATACGTTTGAGGAG GTCAAAGTTCTTTTTCTCATTCTTATGGATCTCTGTCGGCGAACTTCTGGGCTGCAACACCCGTTACCAGTTTCTCAGGTGGGAAGCAGCAACATTCAGGTTCGGCTGCATTATATTGATGGGAACTACACTGTACTGCCAGAAGTTGTCGAAGCATCCCTTGGCCCACACATGCAG AACATGCCCCGTCCTCGAGGTACTGATGCTGCCGGTCTTCTACTACGCGAGCTAGAACTCCACCCTCCAGCAGAGGAGTGGCATAGACGAAATATGTTTGGTGGACTTTCGTCTGATCCAAATGATGTGGGTCCTGCAAATAAACTTGTTAGTTCAAGTCCACGTGATTTGAGCTCATTGGAAAATTGTGATGTCTACCATGGAGCCCATGCCATATGGCCTCGTAAGCGCAGGATGTCTGAACGAGAAGCAGCTTTTGGGTTGAATTCTTCTGTTGGTCTGGGAGGATATCTTGGTATAATGGGATCACGAAGAGACGTCGTTACTGCATTATGGAAGACTGGGCTAGAAGGGGTCTGGTACAAG TGCATAAGATGTCTGCGGCAGACCTGCGCTTTCACGTCGCCGGGTTCAACCAACCCTCCTAGTCAAAATGACCGGGAAATCTGGTGGATCAGCCGCTGGACTCATGGGTGCCCAATATGCGGCGGAACGTGGGTCCGAGTTGTATAG
- the LOC107623277 gene encoding mediator of RNA polymerase II transcription subunit 16 isoform X5, with translation MSGDKILQLLQSGYQGCLWWLSSKSSGAANSKSIFEEKFLSQQSQTSARWPNFLCVCSVFSSGSVQLHWSQWPHCQNAAPARWFCTSKGLLGCGPSGIMDADAIITDSGAMHVAGVPIVNPSTVVVWEVMPGPGNGFQATPKTSINNCAPPLSPPNWSGFAPLAAYLFSWQDYLISEEKRGKKLTDQNIGDSIPLHCSPVSNFSAYVSPEAAAQSSAATTWGSGVTAVAFDPTRGGSVIAVVIIEGQYMSPYDPDEGPSVTGWRVQRWESSLQHVVLHPIFGNPTSSMGGQPPMQTVWQSKVDLSIPPTNDFKNHRTHAVGMKTNVQKVSESSFKGVTFDPFDLPSDVRTLARVVYAAHGGEIAIAFLRGGVHIFSGPNFAPVDNYQITVGSAIAAPAFSSTSCCLASVWHDTCKDQTVLKIIRVLPPAIPTSQVKANSSTWERAIAERFWWSLLVGVDWWDAVGCTQSAAEDGIVSLNSIIAVLDADFHSLPSAQHRQQYCPSLDRIKCRLLEGANAQEVRAMVLDMQARLLLDMLGKGIESALIDPSVLVPDPWQVSSDTLSRIDAQAVSVEPALMPSIQAYVDSVLDLASHFITRLRRYASFCRTLATHAVTAGTASNRNIVPSPAAQSSATPAPSQGAQNGTTSSSGTPQMQAWVQGAIAKISNPADGVSNPTPNPPITGPPSFMPISVNTGTFPGTPAVRLIGDCHFLHRLCQLLLFCFFFRRAQLPRYAGGAHRTADANAQKPQPNASAPGNVDEVAKPVSTVVKSDDGQTNRTGQVVPGAKGTEEPTSGRSRVGTGNAGQGYTFEEVKVLFLILMDLCRRTSGLQHPLPVSQVGSSNIQVRLHYIDGNYTVLPEVVEASLGPHMQNMPRPRGTDAAGLLLRELELHPPAEEWHRRNMFGGLSSDPNDVGPANKLVSSSPRDLSSLENCDVYHGAHAIWPRKRRMSEREAAFGLNSSVGLGGYLGIMGSRRDVVTALWKTGLEGVWYKCIRCLRQTCAFTSPGSTNPPSQNDREIWWISRWTHGCPICGGTWVRVV, from the exons ATGAGTGGCGACAAGATATTGCAGTTGTTACAAAGTGGCTATCAGGGGTGTCTCTG GTGGCTTTCATCTAAGTCTAGCGGTGCTGCCAATTCGAAGTCAATATTTGAGGAAAAGTTTCTTTCACAACAGTCTCAAACCTCAG CTAGATGGCCCAATTTTCTTTGTGTGTGTTCTGTGTTCTCATCAGGCTCGGTTCAACTTCACTGGTCACAGTGGCCTCATTGCCAGAATGCAGCACCAGCTAGATGGTTTTGCACTAGTAAAGGGCTACTGGGTTGTGGACCCAGTGGCATTATGGATGCTGATGCTATCATCACGGACAGTGGTGCCATGCATGTCGCAGGTGTGCCAATTGTGAATCCATCCACCGTTGTTGTTTGGGAGGTTATGCCTGGTCCTGGAAATGGTTTCCAAGCAACTCCGAAGACAAGTATCAATAACTGTGCCCCACCTCTTAGTCCACCAAACTGGAGCGGATTTGCCCCTTTAGCTGCCTATTTGTTTAGTTGGCAAGATTATCTGATATCTGAAGAAAAGCGAGGGAAAAAGCTAACAGACCAAAATATTGGGGATTCTATACCACTTCACTGCTCCCCAGTTTCGAATTTTTCAGCATATGTGAGTCCTGAAGCTGCAGCGCAATCTTCTGCAGCCACGACATGGGGCTCTGGTGTAACAGCAGTAGCCTTTGATCCAACTCGAGGTGGCTCCGTGATAGCTGTTGTGATAATTGAGG GACAGTACATGTCCCCTTATGATCCAGATGAGGGGCCATCAGTTACAGGGTGGAGAGTGCAACGCTGGGAATCATCTTTACAACATGTTGTCCTCCATCCAATATTTGGAAACCCTACTTCCAGTATGGGTGGACAGCCTCCTATGCAAACTGTTTGGCAGTCCAAAGTGGACCTGAGCATTCCCCCAACAAATGACTTCAAGAATCATCGAACACATGCAGTTGGAATGAAAACTAATGTGCAAAAGGTATCCGAATCTAGTTTTAAAGGCgtaacttttgatccttttgatCTTCCAAGTGATGTTAGGACACTTGCCCGTGTTGTTTATGCTGCTCATGGTGGTGAAATTGCCATTGCTTTTCTTCGGGGTGGAGTCCACATATTTTCTGGTCCAAATTTTGCACCTGTAGACAACTATCAGATTACTGTAGGATCTGCAATTGCTGCTCCTGCGTTTTCTTCAACGAGTTGCTGTTTAGCTTCTGTTTGGCATGACACATGCAAGGATCAAACAGTATTGAAAATAATCCGGGTTCTTCCTCCTGCTATCCCAACTAGTCAAGTAAAGGCCAACTCTTCAACATGGGAGCGTGCAATTGCTGAAAG GTTTTGGTGGAGCCTTTTGGTTGGAGTTGATTGGTGGGATGCTGTGGGCTGTACACAGAGTGCGGCTGAAGATGGTATTG TTTCGCTAAACAGCATTATTGCAGTCTTGGATGCAGATTTCCATTCTCTTCCTTCTGCTCAGCACAGACAGCAGTATTGTCCT AGTCTAGATAGGATAAAGTGTAGGCTACTTGAAGGAGCAAATGCTCAAGAGGTCAGGGCAATGGTTCTGGATATGCAAGCTAGGTTGTTGTTGGATATGCTTGGTAAGGGAATTGAGTCTGCTTTAATAGATCCTTCAGTTTTAGTGCCTGATCCTTGGCAAGTATCTAGTGATACACTATCGAGAATTGATGCCCAAGCTGTATCTGTTGAACCAGCACTAATGCCAAGTATTCAG GCCTATGTCGATTCTGTGCTTGATCTGGCTTCACATTTTATCACCCGGTTGCGGCGTTATGCAAGTTTCTGTCGTACATTAGCAACTCATGCTGTGACTGCAGGGACTGCTAGTAACCGAAATATTGTTCCTAGTCCTGCTGCCCAAAGTTCTGCAACTCCTGCACCTAGTCAAG GAGCACAAAATGGGACTACCAGTTCTAGTGGAACCCCACAGATGCAAGCTTGGGTACAAGGTGCTATTGCCAAGATTAGTAACCCAGCTGATGGTGTGTCCAACCCAACTCCTAACCCTCCAATCACTGGTCCTCCGTCATTTATGCCCATTAGTGTTAACACAGGAACTTTTCCTGGAACACCTGCAGTTAGGCTTATCGGGGACTGTCACTTCCTTCATAGATTATGCCAACTTTTGCTCTTCTGTTTTTTCTTCCGACGAGCACAACTCCCCCGCTATGCTGGTGGTGCGCATAGAACTGCTGATGCAAATGCACAGAAACCTCAACCTAATGCTTCTGCTCCAGGCAACGTGGATGAGGTTGCAAAACCAGTGTCAACTGTAGTTAAGTCTGATGATGGTCAGACAAATCGAACTGGTCAGGTTGTGCCTGGGGCAAAAGGAACTGAAGAACCAACTTCTGGGCGGTCAAGAGTTGGTACTGGAAATGCTGGTCAAGGATATACGTTTGAGGAG GTCAAAGTTCTTTTTCTCATTCTTATGGATCTCTGTCGGCGAACTTCTGGGCTGCAACACCCGTTACCAGTTTCTCAGGTGGGAAGCAGCAACATTCAGGTTCGGCTGCATTATATTGATGGGAACTACACTGTACTGCCAGAAGTTGTCGAAGCATCCCTTGGCCCACACATGCAG AACATGCCCCGTCCTCGAGGTACTGATGCTGCCGGTCTTCTACTACGCGAGCTAGAACTCCACCCTCCAGCAGAGGAGTGGCATAGACGAAATATGTTTGGTGGACTTTCGTCTGATCCAAATGATGTGGGTCCTGCAAATAAACTTGTTAGTTCAAGTCCACGTGATTTGAGCTCATTGGAAAATTGTGATGTCTACCATGGAGCCCATGCCATATGGCCTCGTAAGCGCAGGATGTCTGAACGAGAAGCAGCTTTTGGGTTGAATTCTTCTGTTGGTCTGGGAGGATATCTTGGTATAATGGGATCACGAAGAGACGTCGTTACTGCATTATGGAAGACTGGGCTAGAAGGGGTCTGGTACAAG TGCATAAGATGTCTGCGGCAGACCTGCGCTTTCACGTCGCCGGGTTCAACCAACCCTCCTAGTCAAAATGACCGGGAAATCTGGTGGATCAGCCGCTGGACTCATGGGTGCCCAATATGCGGCGGAACGTGGGTCCGAGTTGTATAG